In the Loxodonta africana isolate mLoxAfr1 chromosome 1, mLoxAfr1.hap2, whole genome shotgun sequence genome, one interval contains:
- the UNC5CL gene encoding UNC5C-like protein, with the protein MALGLGWDKGAESWQRHLVTRWMCPQENSFQPLQFLLLVGVLVASALLLAQCLRWHCPHWLLRTCRKPDGQEDPVPQPIPLPENEPSRQCPPATLPEMAAFYQELNTPTQGQTVIRQLMHKLLVFSAREVDHRGGCLMLQDTGISLLIPPGAVAVGRQERVSLVLVWDLSDAPSLSRSQALVSPVVACGPHGASFLKPCTLTFKHCAQQPSHARTYSSNTTLLDAKVWRPLGRPGAHTSRDECCIHLSHFSLYTCVLEAPAGRAARKWLQLAVFCSPLAPGQSHLQLRVYFLNNTPCALQWALTNEQPHGGRLRGPCQLFDFTGARADQCLKLKYISEGWENVDDSSCQLIPHLHIWHGKCPFRSFCFRRKVNESEDCSAVNNEIIVTMHTFQDGLETKYMEILRFQASEEESWAAPPPVSQPPPCNRLPPELFEQLQMLLEPNSITGNDWRRLASHLGLCGMKIRFLSCQRSPAAAILELFEEQNGSLQELHYLMTVMDRLDCASAIQSYLSGPQDGSPVPVRRPAWDNQGLELDEKL; encoded by the exons ATG GCTCTGGGCCTTGGCTGGGACAAGGGTGCAGAGAGCTGGCAGCGGCATCTAGTGACCAGGTGGATGTGCCCCCAGGAGAATTCCTTCCAACCCTTGCAGTTCCTACTGCTGGTGGGGGTCCTGGTGGCGAGTGCCCTCCTTCTGGCCCAGTGCCTTCGATGGCACTGTCCTCATTGGCTGCTGAGAACCTGTCGGAAGCCAGATGGCCAAGAGGACCCAGTGCCGCAGCCCATTCCGCTACCGGAAAATGAGCCCTCAAGGCAGTGCCCTCCAGCCACACTGCCAGAGATGGCTGCATTCTACCAGGAACTGAACACACCCACTCAAGGCCAGACAGTCATCCGCCAGCTGATGCACAAACTATTGGTGTTTTCAGCTCGAGAAGTGGACCACCGAGGTGGCTGCCTGATGCTCCAAGATACAGGCATTTCCCTGCTCATCCCGCCAG GTGCTGTGGCTGTGGGCCGCCAGGAGCGGGTGTCTCTGGTCCTGGTGTGGGACCTGTCAGATGCCCCGTCGCTGTCCCGGTCCCAGGCGCTGGTGAGCCCTGTGGTGGCATGTGGCCCCCATGGGGCCTCCTTCCTGAAGCCCTGCACCCTTACATTCAAGCACTGTGCCCAGCAGCCCAGCCACGCCCGCACCTACAGCAGCAACACGACCCTGCTTGATGCCAAGGTCTGGAGACCCCTGGGGAGGCCCGGGGCCCACACCTCCCGGGATGAGTGTTGCATCCACCTCTCTCACTTCAG CCTCTACACCTGCGTGCTGGAGGCGCCTGCGGGGCGCGCAGCCCGAAAATGGCTGCAGCTGGCGGTGTTCTGCTCGCCGCTGGCGCCAGGGCAGTCCCACCTGCAGCTGCGCGTCTACTTTCTCAACAACACGCCCTGTGCCCTGCAATGGGCCTTGACCAACGAGCAGCCCCACGGCGGGCGCCTGCGTGGGCCCTGCCAGCTCTTTGACTTCACCGGGGCCCGCGCGGACCAGTGCCTGAAGCTCAAGTACATCTCTGAGG GTTGGGAGAATGTAGATGACAGCAGCTGCCAGCTGATTCCCCATCTCCACATCTGGCATGGAAAGTGCCCCTTCCGCTCCTTCTGCTTCCGGAGAAAAG TCAATGAGAGTGAGGACTGCTCAGCAGTAAACAATGAGATCATTGTCACCATGCACACCTTCCAGGAT GGCTTGGAGACCAAGTACATGGAAATCCTCAGGTTCCAGGCATCAGAAGAGGAATCCTGGGCAGCGCCACCCCCAGTTTCGCAGCCACCCCCATGCAATAG ACTACCCCCAGAGCTCTTTGAACAGCTGCAGATGTTGTTGGAACCAAACAGCATCACTGGCAATGACTGGCGCCGACTGGCCTCCCACCTGGGGCTCTGTGGCATGAAAATCCG GTTCCTGTCCTGCCAGCGCAGCCCCGCGGCCGCCATCCTGGAGCTGTTTGAGGAGCAGAATGGCAGCCTGCAGGAGCTACACTACCTCATGACTGTCATGGACAGACTGGACTGTGCCTCAGCCATCCAGAGCTACCTGAGTGGGCCACAAGATGGCAGCCCAGTTCCTGTCCGCAGGCCTGCCTGGGACAACCAGGGCCTGGAGCTGGATGAGAAGCTCTGA
- the TSPO2 gene encoding translocator protein 2 isoform X1, translating into MFSTSPDLASSRRMWPQGAIFVALPHLGPIMVWLFARHQMPGWCKGLRKLPWCPPHKALLLVWTAIYSVMGYASYLVWRDLGGGLGWPLVLPLGLYAVQLTISWTVLILFFTADNPGLALLHLLLLYGLVASMALIWNPINKLAALLLLPYLAWLTMTAVIAYHLWMDSHCPEHQPQPKEEKGD; encoded by the exons ATGTTCTCCACCTCCCCAGATTTGGCCTCCTCAAGGAGAATGTGGCCTCAAGGGGCCATCTTTGTGGCCCTTCCCCACCTAGGGCCTATTATGGTGTGGCTGTTTGCCCGTCATCAAATGCCTGGTTGGTGTAAGGGCCTCAGGAAGCTGCCCTGGTGCCCACCCCACAAAGCCTTGTTGCTCGTGTGGACAGCCATCTACTCGGTCATGGG CTATGCCTCCTACCTGGTGTGGAGGGACCTGGGAGGGGGCCTTGGGTGGCCCTTAGTCCTGCCTCTTGGCCTCTATGCTGTACAGCTCACCATCAGCTGGACCGTCCTGATTCTCTTTTTCACAGCCGACAACCCTGGTCTG GCCCTGCTGCACCTCCTGCTGCTCTACGGGCTAGTGGCGAGCATGGCACTTATCTGGAACCCCATCAACAAGCTGGCGGCCCTGCTTCTACTGCCCTACCTGGCCTGGCTCACCATGACTGCTGTAATCGCCTACCACCTGTGGATGGACAGCCATTGTCCAGAGCACCAGCCTCAGCCCAAAGAGGAGAAGGGTGACTGA
- the TSPO2 gene encoding translocator protein 2 isoform X2 produces the protein MWPQGAIFVALPHLGPIMVWLFARHQMPGWCKGLRKLPWCPPHKALLLVWTAIYSVMGYASYLVWRDLGGGLGWPLVLPLGLYAVQLTISWTVLILFFTADNPGLALLHLLLLYGLVASMALIWNPINKLAALLLLPYLAWLTMTAVIAYHLWMDSHCPEHQPQPKEEKGD, from the exons ATGTGGCCTCAAGGGGCCATCTTTGTGGCCCTTCCCCACCTAGGGCCTATTATGGTGTGGCTGTTTGCCCGTCATCAAATGCCTGGTTGGTGTAAGGGCCTCAGGAAGCTGCCCTGGTGCCCACCCCACAAAGCCTTGTTGCTCGTGTGGACAGCCATCTACTCGGTCATGGG CTATGCCTCCTACCTGGTGTGGAGGGACCTGGGAGGGGGCCTTGGGTGGCCCTTAGTCCTGCCTCTTGGCCTCTATGCTGTACAGCTCACCATCAGCTGGACCGTCCTGATTCTCTTTTTCACAGCCGACAACCCTGGTCTG GCCCTGCTGCACCTCCTGCTGCTCTACGGGCTAGTGGCGAGCATGGCACTTATCTGGAACCCCATCAACAAGCTGGCGGCCCTGCTTCTACTGCCCTACCTGGCCTGGCTCACCATGACTGCTGTAATCGCCTACCACCTGTGGATGGACAGCCATTGTCCAGAGCACCAGCCTCAGCCCAAAGAGGAGAAGGGTGACTGA